From Bernardetia sp.:
GCCTTTTTCAGTATGTCCAATGACAGCACAAGAAGTTTCAGACGAAGGGCATATTTTATTTTTAAGTGCAGCCAATTCCGACCACAATGAGAAAATATTATTAGACCCAAGAGTTCAACTGACATTTTCCAACGTTTCAGACAACGAATTTTTGAGTGTTTATGGTAAGGCAACTATTTCAAAAAATAGAGAAAAAATAGAAAAAATTTGGGAGCCACTCGCAAAAGCATGGTTTCCTAATGGAAAAGACGACCCTAATTTGACAATCATTGAGGTATTTCCA
This genomic window contains:
- a CDS encoding pyridoxamine 5'-phosphate oxidase family protein, whose amino-acid sequence is MSDTKNIIGKEAISKMQEMVKNQRICMFATHLSETPFSVCPMTAQEVSDEGHILFLSAANSDHNEKILLDPRVQLTFSNVSDNEFLSVYGKATISKNREKIEKIWEPLAKAWFPNGKDDPNLTIIEVFPEDAYYWDTKDGKIISMVKIVASAMTGEKLETGIEGHLTV